From Sphingomonas hengshuiensis, one genomic window encodes:
- the pheT gene encoding phenylalanine--tRNA ligase subunit beta translates to MKFTLGWLKEHLETDADLDTVVEALTRIGLEVEGVENPGEKLAGFKVARVLTAERHPQADKLQVLSVDTGDGVLQVVCGAPNARAGLVGVLGLPGAVVPANGMQLKVSAIRGVESNGMMCSTRELELGEDHDGIIELPADAPIGTPFPDYAGLNDPVIDVSITPNRQDCMGVRGIARDLAAAGLGTLKPLDAVVAGLPDIVPQGAGPDVRTDDAAACPAFYGQIVRGVQNGPSPDWLQARLKAVGQKPISALVDITNFVMFGLGRPLHVYDLATLTGGLVARPAKAGESVVALNGKTYTLSEGMTVIADDLAVHDIGGIMGGEHSGCSETTTDVLIECAYFDPEHIARTGQKLLLTSDARTRFERGVDPEFLNDGLAIATRLVLALCGGTPSEVTRSGKPPRVGATFGYDPALAETLGGLAIPAARQKDILESLGFTVEPLDANGDPTDIATFDALRVTAPSWRRDVDGSADLVEEVVRIEGIDKVPSTPLSRIHGVARPTATPEQKLERKARRTAAARGLNEAVTWSFLSESEAAPFGGGAWTLANPISEDMKVMRPSLLPGLLAAAERNLKRGQGSVRLFELGRRYLADKERLTLGVVLAGAKAPRGWQSGKAQPFGPFDAKAEALALLEAVGAPVANLQVMGEAGAVYHPGQSATLRLGPKTVLAAFGMVHPSVLKAFDLDGDVAAVEIYLDALPGKRGGTGFMRPAYTPPALQPVTRDFAFLVPADMVAGDLVRTVKGADKAAIVDARLFDLFTGAGVPEGQKSLGIEVTLQPGEKSFTDEELKGIAAKVVAAAGKLGAVLRG, encoded by the coding sequence ATGAAGTTCACATTGGGCTGGCTCAAGGAGCATCTGGAGACCGATGCGGACCTGGACACCGTGGTCGAGGCGCTGACGCGCATCGGGCTGGAGGTAGAGGGCGTCGAGAATCCGGGCGAGAAGCTGGCGGGCTTCAAGGTCGCGCGCGTGCTGACTGCCGAACGGCATCCGCAGGCGGACAAGTTGCAGGTGCTGTCGGTCGATACCGGGGACGGCGTGCTCCAGGTCGTGTGCGGTGCGCCCAATGCCCGCGCGGGGCTGGTCGGCGTGCTCGGGCTGCCGGGGGCGGTGGTCCCCGCCAACGGGATGCAGCTCAAGGTCTCGGCGATTCGCGGGGTCGAATCGAACGGCATGATGTGCTCGACGCGCGAGCTGGAGCTGGGCGAGGACCATGACGGGATCATCGAGCTTCCCGCCGATGCGCCCATTGGTACGCCCTTTCCCGACTATGCCGGGCTGAACGATCCGGTGATCGACGTGTCGATCACGCCCAATCGCCAGGACTGCATGGGCGTGCGCGGCATCGCGCGCGATCTCGCGGCGGCGGGGCTGGGGACGCTGAAGCCGCTCGACGCGGTGGTGGCGGGCCTGCCGGATATCGTGCCGCAGGGCGCGGGGCCGGACGTGCGCACCGACGATGCGGCAGCCTGCCCGGCCTTTTACGGGCAGATCGTGCGCGGGGTGCAGAACGGCCCCTCGCCCGACTGGCTGCAGGCGCGGCTGAAGGCCGTGGGGCAGAAGCCGATCTCGGCTTTGGTCGACATCACCAATTTCGTGATGTTCGGGCTGGGGCGACCGCTCCACGTCTATGACCTGGCGACGCTGACCGGCGGGCTGGTCGCGCGCCCGGCAAAGGCGGGCGAGAGCGTCGTCGCGCTCAACGGCAAGACCTATACGCTGAGCGAAGGCATGACCGTGATCGCCGACGACTTGGCGGTCCACGACATTGGCGGGATCATGGGCGGCGAGCATTCGGGCTGTTCGGAGACGACGACCGACGTGCTGATCGAATGCGCCTATTTCGATCCCGAGCACATCGCCCGGACCGGCCAGAAGCTGTTGCTGACCAGCGATGCGCGCACCCGCTTTGAGCGCGGGGTCGACCCCGAATTCCTCAACGACGGGCTGGCGATCGCGACTCGGCTGGTGCTGGCGCTGTGCGGCGGCACCCCGAGCGAGGTCACCCGCAGCGGGAAGCCGCCGCGCGTGGGGGCGACCTTCGGCTATGATCCGGCGCTGGCCGAGACGCTGGGCGGGCTGGCGATCCCGGCGGCGCGGCAGAAGGACATCCTCGAAAGCCTGGGCTTCACCGTCGAGCCGCTCGACGCCAATGGCGACCCCACCGACATCGCCACGTTCGACGCGCTGCGCGTCACTGCGCCGAGCTGGCGCCGCGATGTCGACGGCTCCGCCGACCTGGTCGAGGAAGTCGTCCGCATCGAGGGGATCGACAAGGTCCCCTCGACGCCGCTGTCGCGCATCCACGGCGTGGCGCGCCCGACCGCGACGCCCGAACAGAAGCTGGAGCGCAAGGCACGCCGCACCGCCGCCGCGCGCGGTCTCAACGAAGCGGTGACGTGGAGCTTCCTCTCCGAAAGCGAAGCCGCGCCGTTCGGTGGCGGGGCATGGACCCTCGCCAATCCGATCAGCGAGGACATGAAGGTCATGCGCCCCTCGCTGCTGCCGGGGCTGCTCGCCGCCGCAGAGCGCAACCTCAAGCGCGGTCAGGGCAGCGTGCGGCTGTTCGAGCTGGGCCGCCGCTATCTCGCGGACAAGGAGCGGCTGACGCTGGGCGTGGTGCTGGCGGGGGCAAAGGCGCCGCGTGGCTGGCAGAGTGGCAAGGCACAGCCCTTCGGCCCGTTCGATGCGAAGGCCGAGGCACTGGCGCTGCTGGAAGCGGTCGGTGCGCCGGTTGCGAATTTGCAAGTGATGGGGGAAGCGGGGGCGGTGTACCACCCCGGCCAGTCGGCGACGCTCAGGCTGGGGCCGAAGACCGTGCTGGCGGCGTTTGGGATGGTGCATCCGAGCGTGCTCAAGGCATTCGACCTTGATGGCGATGTCGCGGCGGTGGAGATTTACCTCGACGCGCTGCCGGGGAAGCGCGGCGGAACCGGGTTTATGCGCCCCGCCTACACCCCGCCCGCGCTTCAGCCGGTGACGCGCGACTTCGCGTTCCTGGTGCCCGCCGATATGGTCGCGGGCGATCTGGTCCGCACGGTGAAGGGTGCGGACAAGGCGGCGATCGTCGACGCGCGGCTGTTCGACCTGTTCACCGGCGCCGGCGTTCCCGAGGGGCAGAAGTCGCTCGGCATCGAAGTGACGCTCCAGCCCGGCGAGAAGAGCTTCACCGATGAGGAGCTCAAGGGCATCGCGGCAAAGGTCGTCGCGGCGGCGGGCAAGCTGGGGGCGGTGTTGCGCGGTTGA
- the pheS gene encoding phenylalanine--tRNA ligase subunit alpha has product MTTDLDQLRGDLIAAIDAAAGLDALEAVRVHALGKQGAVTALLKTLGGMSPDERQAQGPRIHALREAVTAALATRKAALEAAALDARLASETVDMTLPVDGVAPGSIHPVSQVMDELAEIFADLGFAVATGPEIEDDWHNFTALNIPETHPARAMHDTFYFPEAEGAEQRMLLRTHTSPVQIRTMVTQKPPIRIIAPGRVYRSDSDATHTPMFHQIEGLVIDKGITLGHLKWTLETFLKAFFERDDIVLRLRPSYFPFTEPGAEVDVGYTLKDGKRVIGGDPRQSENGGWMEVLGSGMVHRRVIEACGLDPNEWQGFAFGTGVDRLAMLKYGMDDLRAFFDGDLRWLKHYGFSALDVPTLSGGVGA; this is encoded by the coding sequence ATGACCACCGATCTCGACCAATTGCGCGGCGACCTAATCGCCGCGATCGACGCCGCAGCGGGGCTCGACGCCCTCGAAGCGGTGCGCGTTCATGCGCTCGGCAAGCAGGGCGCGGTCACCGCGCTGCTCAAGACGCTGGGGGGGATGAGCCCTGACGAGCGCCAGGCACAGGGGCCGCGCATCCATGCGCTGCGCGAAGCGGTGACCGCGGCGCTGGCGACGCGCAAGGCGGCGCTGGAGGCGGCGGCGCTCGACGCGCGGCTGGCGAGCGAGACCGTCGACATGACGCTGCCGGTCGATGGCGTCGCCCCGGGCAGCATCCATCCGGTGAGCCAGGTGATGGACGAGCTGGCGGAAATCTTCGCCGATCTGGGCTTCGCAGTGGCGACCGGGCCGGAGATTGAGGACGACTGGCATAATTTCACGGCGCTCAACATCCCCGAGACGCATCCGGCTCGGGCGATGCACGACACTTTCTATTTCCCCGAAGCCGAGGGTGCCGAGCAGCGGATGCTGCTGCGCACGCACACCAGCCCGGTGCAGATCCGCACCATGGTGACGCAGAAGCCGCCGATCCGCATCATCGCGCCGGGCCGCGTCTATCGTTCGGATTCGGATGCCACCCACACCCCGATGTTCCACCAGATCGAAGGGCTGGTGATCGACAAGGGTATCACGCTCGGCCATCTCAAATGGACGCTGGAGACGTTCCTCAAGGCGTTTTTCGAGCGCGACGACATCGTCCTGCGGCTGCGCCCCAGCTATTTCCCGTTCACCGAGCCGGGTGCCGAAGTCGATGTCGGCTACACGCTGAAGGACGGCAAGCGCGTGATCGGCGGCGATCCGCGCCAGTCCGAAAACGGCGGCTGGATGGAAGTGCTGGGCAGCGGCATGGTCCACCGGCGCGTGATCGAGGCGTGCGGGCTCGACCCGAACGAATGGCAGGGCTTTGCCTTTGGCACCGGCGTCGATCGGCTGGCGATGCTCAAATATGGGATGGATGACTTGCGGGCGTTCTTCGACGGCGATCTGCGCTGGCTCAAACATTATGGCTTCTCGGCGCTCGACGTGCCCACGCTGAGCGGGGGAGTCGGCGCATGA
- a CDS encoding LysE family translocator — protein sequence MAMKTWWLYVTAVFFVSMTPGPNMLHVMVQSIREGAGRVLPTTAGLMSANLFCLVASAAGLGALLKASPGLYDILRYVGVAYLVWLGIKAWRAPVEAAESATARVRQSVRARYLTGLGTGLSNPKLIIFAAALFPQFLDVARPFAPQVGILIVTFAAIEAFWFSVYALGGRSLARFLAPAGRQRLFNRITGGVFVAFGAALLSSRV from the coding sequence ATGGCGATGAAGACCTGGTGGCTATACGTCACCGCCGTGTTCTTTGTATCGATGACGCCGGGACCGAACATGCTCCACGTGATGGTGCAGAGCATCCGCGAAGGCGCAGGCCGTGTGTTGCCGACCACGGCCGGACTGATGAGCGCGAACCTGTTCTGCCTCGTCGCCTCCGCCGCAGGGCTGGGCGCGCTGCTCAAGGCGTCGCCGGGGCTGTACGACATATTGCGCTATGTGGGCGTCGCCTATCTGGTGTGGCTGGGCATCAAGGCGTGGCGCGCGCCGGTCGAAGCGGCGGAGTCAGCGACGGCGAGGGTGCGTCAGTCGGTTCGGGCGCGATACCTGACGGGGCTCGGCACGGGGCTGTCCAACCCCAAGCTGATCATCTTCGCCGCCGCGCTGTTCCCCCAGTTCCTCGACGTAGCGCGCCCCTTCGCGCCGCAGGTCGGCATCCTGATCGTGACGTTCGCCGCGATCGAGGCATTCTGGTTCTCGGTCTATGCGCTTGGTGGGCGCTCGCTCGCGCGCTTCCTGGCGCCCGCCGGTCGCCAGCGGCTGTTCAACCGCATTACCGGCGGCGTGTTCGTCGCCTTTGGCGCGGCGTTGCTCAGCAGCCGGGTGTAA
- the rplT gene encoding 50S ribosomal protein L20 — protein sequence MARVKRGTTTKAKHKRILDQAKGYYGRRKNTIRIARQAVEKAGQYAYRDRKVKKRTFRGLWIQRINAGVRAEGLTYSQFMHGLKLAGIQLDRKVLADIAMHEGAAFSAIIAQAKAALPQAA from the coding sequence ATGGCACGAGTAAAGCGTGGCACGACCACCAAGGCGAAGCATAAGCGGATTTTGGATCAGGCGAAGGGCTATTATGGCCGTCGCAAGAACACGATCCGCATCGCGCGCCAGGCCGTAGAAAAGGCCGGCCAGTACGCCTATCGCGACCGTAAGGTTAAGAAGCGCACGTTCCGCGGCCTGTGGATCCAGCGTATCAACGCCGGCGTCCGCGCCGAGGGCCTGACCTATTCGCAGTTCATGCACGGGCTCAAGCTGGCGGGCATTCAGCTCGACCGGAAGGTCCTGGCCGACATTGCGATGCACGAAGGCGCGGCGTTTAGCGCGATCATCGCGCAGGCGAAGGCGGCACTGCCCCAGGCCGCCTGA
- the rpmI gene encoding 50S ribosomal protein L35 — translation MPKLKTKSGVKKRFKFTATGKVKHGVAGKRHRLISHNAKYIRQNRGTSVLADADVAHVRQWAPYGLK, via the coding sequence ATGCCCAAGCTCAAGACGAAGAGCGGCGTGAAGAAGCGCTTCAAGTTCACCGCCACTGGCAAGGTGAAGCATGGAGTCGCCGGCAAGCGCCACCGACTGATTTCGCACAACGCGAAGTATATCCGCCAGAATCGCGGCACGTCTGTGCTCGCCGATGCCGATGTTGCCCATGTGCGCCAGTGGGCGCCCTACGGCCTGAAGTAA